The Terriglobus tenax genome contains a region encoding:
- the egtD gene encoding L-histidine N(alpha)-methyltransferase, with translation MSAAASVLPVCITPELQDAIACEVRNGLFVEGQKSLSPWLFYDEAGSALFERITELPEYYPTRTERALFGQHGAAMIAAAAGREQLAVLELGAGTATKTGILLEQAVEQQGSVRYIPVDVSASALDEACALLERDLPGVHVVPMVRNYVLDPLQRPQVEGRLLALYIGSSIGNFSPEEARAILRNLASILQPGDALLLGTDMVKDEKTLIAAYNDAAGVTAQFNLNVLHRLNRDLGANFDASSFRHIATWNPRESRIEMHLQALRRQTVAFPSLGTVEFEAGETIHTENSYKFTEESLGSLLADAGFHAEQQWRDRRDWFAVTLARL, from the coding sequence ATGAGTGCTGCTGCTTCCGTTCTTCCTGTCTGTATCACCCCCGAACTGCAGGACGCGATCGCATGCGAGGTCCGCAACGGATTATTCGTGGAAGGGCAGAAGTCGCTCTCGCCATGGCTGTTTTATGACGAAGCCGGCTCGGCCCTGTTTGAACGCATCACGGAGCTGCCGGAGTATTACCCCACGCGCACCGAGCGCGCTCTGTTTGGGCAGCACGGCGCGGCGATGATTGCCGCTGCCGCCGGAAGGGAGCAGCTTGCCGTTCTGGAGCTTGGCGCAGGCACCGCGACCAAGACCGGCATCCTGCTTGAGCAGGCCGTGGAGCAGCAGGGAAGCGTGCGCTACATCCCGGTGGATGTGTCTGCCTCGGCGCTGGACGAGGCGTGTGCCTTGCTGGAACGCGACCTGCCGGGTGTGCATGTCGTGCCGATGGTGCGGAACTATGTGCTCGACCCGCTGCAGCGGCCGCAGGTCGAGGGTCGTTTGCTCGCGCTCTACATCGGTTCTTCGATCGGGAACTTCTCCCCGGAAGAAGCGCGTGCGATTCTACGCAATCTCGCATCCATTCTTCAGCCCGGGGATGCCCTTCTGCTGGGCACCGACATGGTGAAGGATGAGAAGACGCTGATTGCCGCCTATAACGATGCAGCGGGTGTGACGGCGCAGTTCAACCTGAATGTTCTGCACCGCCTGAACCGTGACCTGGGTGCAAACTTCGATGCCAGCAGTTTCCGCCATATCGCCACCTGGAACCCCCGTGAAAGCCGCATCGAGATGCACCTGCAGGCGCTGCGCCGGCAGACGGTGGCCTTCCCGTCGCTGGGCACGGTGGAGTTTGAGGCAGGCGAGACCATTCACACGGAGAACAGCTACAAGTTCACGGAGGAGAGCCTGGGATCGTTGCTGGCCGATGCGGGCTTCCATGCCGAGCAGCAGTGGCGCGACCGCCGCGACTGGTTCGCCGTCACACTGGCGCGTTTGTAA
- the egtB gene encoding ergothioneine biosynthesis protein EgtB, which produces MPIGHAAGEQANAGLMRVRFREVRSATEELCRHLTAEDMMVQSCEEASPTKWHLAHTSWFFETFVLREFVAGYRPFDERFVWLFNSYYKALGEMPEKKLRASFSRPGLSEILAFRQHVNQAMDRFLEAGAPEDALDRIQLGLHHEQQHLELIATDIKHAFFTNPLHPAFAEGRLPAAEMPAPPINWVSFEGGLVEIGDDESEFCFDNETPRHRVFLEPYQLASRLTTCAEYLTFMEDGGYLRPELWLSEGWDTVEREHWQAPLYWRKDEAGRWQIFTLRGWQPLETLSETPVCHVSLFEADAFARWAGKRLATEFEWEHAASSLAIGGNLLEHGVLHPTSAAAGPGLQQVFGDVWEWTASAYTGYPGYKPLPGALGEYNGKFMSSQMVLRGGSCVTPASHLRASYRNFFQPATRWQFSGIRLADGASE; this is translated from the coding sequence ATGCCGATTGGACATGCCGCAGGGGAGCAAGCAAATGCTGGCCTTATGCGTGTGCGCTTTCGCGAGGTGCGAAGCGCGACGGAGGAGCTTTGTCGTCACCTGACGGCAGAAGACATGATGGTGCAGTCCTGCGAGGAGGCCAGTCCCACCAAATGGCACCTGGCGCATACCAGCTGGTTTTTTGAGACCTTTGTCCTGCGAGAGTTTGTTGCGGGCTACCGGCCCTTCGATGAGCGATTCGTATGGCTGTTCAACAGCTACTACAAGGCTCTGGGCGAGATGCCCGAGAAGAAGCTGCGTGCCTCCTTTTCGCGTCCGGGTCTGAGCGAAATCCTCGCCTTCCGCCAGCATGTGAATCAGGCAATGGACCGCTTTCTGGAAGCAGGAGCTCCTGAGGATGCCCTGGACCGTATCCAGCTAGGTCTGCACCACGAACAGCAGCACCTGGAACTGATCGCCACCGACATCAAGCACGCTTTCTTCACCAACCCGCTGCACCCGGCCTTTGCAGAGGGTAGATTGCCTGCCGCCGAGATGCCCGCGCCACCCATCAACTGGGTGAGCTTTGAAGGCGGCCTGGTGGAGATTGGCGATGACGAAAGCGAGTTCTGTTTCGATAACGAAACACCCCGCCATCGCGTCTTTCTGGAGCCGTATCAGCTGGCCTCGCGCCTGACCACCTGCGCCGAGTACCTCACTTTCATGGAAGACGGAGGCTATCTGCGTCCGGAGCTATGGCTGAGCGAGGGCTGGGACACGGTGGAGCGCGAGCACTGGCAGGCTCCGCTGTACTGGCGCAAGGACGAGGCGGGCCGCTGGCAGATCTTCACCCTGCGTGGCTGGCAGCCCCTGGAAACCCTGTCGGAGACGCCGGTCTGCCACGTCAGCCTGTTTGAAGCCGATGCCTTTGCCCGCTGGGCAGGAAAGCGGCTGGCCACAGAGTTTGAGTGGGAGCATGCCGCCAGCTCGCTCGCTATTGGCGGCAACCTATTGGAGCACGGAGTTCTGCATCCCACTTCCGCAGCCGCCGGTCCGGGGTTGCAACAGGTCTTCGGCGATGTGTGGGAGTGGACCGCCAGCGCCTACACGGGCTATCCCGGTTACAAGCCGCTGCCCGGTGCACTGGGTGAGTACAACGGCAAATTCATGAGCTCACAGATGGTGCTGCGCGGCGGGTCCTGCGTGACTCCGGCCAGCCACCTGCGCGCCAGTTACCGCAACTTCTTCCAGCCGGCCACGCGCTGGCAGTTCTCGGGCATTCGCCTGGCCGATGGAGCATCTGAATGA
- a CDS encoding VIT1/CCC1 transporter family protein: protein MNSAVHDEQHFQSGDTVRDVVIGLSDGLTVPFALAAGLSGAVANTHVVVLAGLAEIAAGSLAMGLGGYLAARGDSEHYASERRREEDEIVTRTHDEEEEIYEIFEQYGVTRQESEPVLAALKRNPKAWVDFMMRFELGLEKPDPKRAIVSAATIAGSYIAGGMVPLLPYILLPDAAEALRVSVGITLLALAVFGGVKGRLLGTPWLRSAAQTVLVGGLAAGAAYGLAKLFSSV from the coding sequence ATGAACTCTGCTGTGCACGATGAGCAGCACTTCCAGTCCGGCGACACGGTCCGCGATGTCGTCATCGGTCTCTCCGATGGTCTGACCGTCCCCTTTGCCCTGGCCGCCGGTCTGAGCGGCGCGGTGGCGAATACGCATGTCGTTGTTCTGGCGGGACTGGCGGAGATAGCCGCCGGATCGCTGGCCATGGGCCTGGGCGGTTACCTGGCCGCGCGTGGCGACTCCGAACACTACGCCAGCGAGCGGCGCCGTGAAGAGGACGAGATTGTGACCCGCACGCATGATGAAGAAGAGGAGATTTACGAGATCTTTGAGCAGTATGGCGTTACCCGGCAGGAGAGTGAGCCGGTACTCGCTGCCCTGAAGCGCAATCCGAAGGCGTGGGTCGACTTCATGATGCGCTTCGAGCTTGGGTTGGAGAAGCCTGACCCGAAGAGAGCCATTGTGAGCGCTGCGACGATTGCGGGCTCCTATATTGCCGGAGGCATGGTGCCCCTGCTGCCCTACATTCTGCTGCCGGATGCGGCGGAGGCTCTCAGAGTTTCCGTAGGCATTACGCTGCTGGCGCTGGCCGTCTTCGGCGGAGTGAAGGGCAGGCTTCTGGGGACCCCCTGGTTGCGCAGCGCCGCGCAGACGGTACTGGTGGGCGGACTGGCCGCGGGTGCGGCTTATGGCCTGGCAAAGTTGTTCAGCTCCGTGTAA
- a CDS encoding DUF5666 domain-containing protein, translating into MARLAARFLSLIGLSVLSVSTLPAQMMGQMGGPGGGQAVRGTVTATAADSISIKGDDGASYKVVVTNNTRILQQREPVKAADIKAGEYIVAMGQTDEATKEVHAGMVMVMTAEQAAQAKARAAEMQASLGKTWITGKITAMDEARLTIERPDKVSQVIELDENTSMHRGGRGAMMAMGMGGQGGGMGMRRNQDNQQQGPPPEGEAITLADIKVGDNITAQGALKGNTFVPKTLNVLPQGGRRGPRPGGDNQQAPPQQ; encoded by the coding sequence ATGGCACGTCTGGCAGCCCGGTTTCTATCGCTCATTGGCCTTTCCGTTCTCTCGGTTAGCACTTTGCCCGCGCAGATGATGGGGCAAATGGGCGGTCCCGGTGGCGGCCAGGCCGTGCGTGGCACCGTAACTGCCACCGCTGCTGACAGCATCTCCATCAAGGGCGATGACGGCGCCAGCTACAAGGTCGTGGTCACCAATAACACCCGCATCCTGCAGCAGCGCGAACCGGTCAAAGCGGCCGACATTAAGGCAGGCGAGTATATCGTCGCCATGGGGCAGACCGATGAGGCGACCAAGGAAGTCCACGCTGGCATGGTGATGGTGATGACCGCCGAGCAGGCGGCACAGGCCAAGGCGCGCGCCGCAGAGATGCAGGCCAGCCTCGGAAAGACCTGGATCACCGGCAAGATCACCGCGATGGACGAGGCCAGGCTGACCATCGAACGCCCGGACAAGGTCTCCCAGGTCATCGAATTGGACGAGAATACCTCCATGCATCGCGGCGGACGTGGCGCCATGATGGCCATGGGAATGGGCGGCCAGGGCGGCGGCATGGGCATGCGCCGCAACCAGGACAACCAGCAGCAGGGGCCTCCGCCTGAAGGTGAAGCCATTACCCTGGCCGACATCAAGGTAGGCGACAACATCACCGCGCAGGGAGCTCTGAAGGGCAATACCTTCGTCCCCAAGACACTGAATGTTCTGCCCCAGGGAGGGCGTCGCGGTCCCCGGCCCGGTGGCGACAACCAACAGGCCCCTCCGCAGCAGTAA
- a CDS encoding TonB-dependent receptor, whose protein sequence is MQTACIAMVSLVLLTSATAQEATPAAPAPSAAAVAEVQGGTVRGSVKTGSTPLPGVAITATNTLTGKKYTTSTDITGAFQMAIPRNGRYVIKAELAAFAADTKEVLFNATSPREATAEFGLQLASRVAAAEQQQTATAARVQNGLQSLAVAGMGDANTADASTGTANTGVSMPTISGFGDSSATESVAVTGQMGQTNGLANFNEDEIRNRIEDAMAQARTQGGGQGDQINAVVSMIGGMMAGGGPGGGGGFGGPGGGGPGGGGGMMIAGGGGRGGFRNMNPTQLHGSLYYRGGNGALDATSFSLTGNAVKPSYSNNAFGLSLTGSPYIPGLFKPSTKQFFFLNAQGTRNTTPQNLYGTVPTMAQRTGDFSGYMPSGATAVVPIYDPQTGSQFTCNGQANVICGNRITSQAAALLNYYPAPNLATTNSRGFNYQTIATSEQNQWTLNTRFVRNFGQASGPFGGRFGGAGGRQQAGTAASRRQQQQALRQNINVGFNYSNSDSTTPNIFSALNTSGTSTGYGLTLGYTIGKGRLNNNATLTWNRSHAFTANLYTNQSNPALAAGIQVGTSAIQSNPLYYGLPSLSITNFTGFSSTSPSDKVNQTFSFSDFVGWNHGKHNFRFGFDIRRVHADSIGGNNTVGSFTFSGYATQAPGTTTGGAGFADLLLGLPQQSKIQAGLYKNYLREWVYDGYVQDDYRLASGLTLNYGIRYEYFAPYVEKNNHLVNLDHNADFSQVSVVLPGASGPYTGNFPRSLVNPYRGMFAPRFGLAWRPKFVKQTVVRAGYGMNYNTTQYGSFANSLSNQQPFAITQTNVANQQGCGVLQLANAFNCSTAVVQNNFAVNRDYRLARVNIWNLDIQHTFGMGIVLNVGYNGTTAGDLDMRRAPNRTATGLTTSGAQAFTYEDSSGYSRFNALTVNARKRMQKGISLGATYQYGHSIDNASSIGGGSATIAQNDQRLDLEEGNSSFDVRHKVTGNYVFEFPFGPNRAFLANGGVWSHILNNWNVSGNFTFATGTYYTPQYSGTTAQTSTGGNYTLRPDRDFSQSTAGPGTLSKWFNTEAFFRESNPTHFGNSSRNSIRGPGTVSNDMALARNFSFGETRGLETRFSATNVFNTLQYSGINTTVNSPTFGQVTGAANMRRITFMARYRF, encoded by the coding sequence GTGCAAACGGCATGCATCGCCATGGTGTCGCTGGTGCTTCTGACCTCAGCCACAGCGCAGGAGGCCACACCCGCCGCGCCCGCTCCATCCGCCGCGGCCGTCGCCGAGGTGCAGGGTGGCACGGTCCGCGGCTCGGTAAAGACCGGCAGCACACCGCTGCCCGGCGTCGCCATTACCGCCACCAATACGCTGACCGGCAAGAAGTACACCACCAGCACCGACATTACGGGCGCTTTCCAGATGGCGATTCCGCGCAACGGTCGCTACGTCATCAAGGCAGAGCTTGCTGCCTTCGCCGCAGACACCAAGGAAGTGCTGTTCAACGCTACCTCTCCGCGCGAAGCGACCGCGGAGTTCGGGCTGCAACTGGCCAGCCGTGTTGCAGCCGCCGAACAGCAGCAGACCGCCACCGCAGCACGCGTTCAGAACGGCCTGCAGTCGCTGGCCGTGGCGGGCATGGGCGATGCCAATACGGCTGATGCCTCAACCGGCACAGCCAACACAGGCGTCTCTATGCCTACGATCTCCGGCTTTGGCGACAGCTCCGCCACTGAGTCGGTTGCCGTGACCGGGCAGATGGGCCAGACAAACGGACTGGCGAACTTCAACGAAGACGAGATCCGTAACCGCATTGAAGACGCCATGGCGCAGGCGCGCACACAGGGCGGCGGGCAGGGAGATCAGATCAATGCCGTGGTCAGCATGATTGGTGGCATGATGGCCGGCGGCGGTCCAGGCGGTGGTGGTGGCTTCGGTGGGCCCGGTGGCGGAGGCCCCGGCGGAGGCGGTGGCATGATGATCGCCGGGGGCGGTGGACGCGGCGGCTTCCGTAATATGAATCCCACCCAGCTGCACGGTTCCCTGTATTACCGCGGCGGAAACGGTGCTCTGGATGCCACCAGCTTCTCGCTGACCGGCAATGCGGTCAAACCCTCCTATTCCAATAACGCGTTTGGCCTTTCGCTTACCGGGTCGCCTTATATTCCGGGCTTGTTCAAACCAAGCACCAAGCAGTTCTTCTTCCTGAACGCCCAGGGCACACGGAACACGACACCGCAGAACCTGTACGGCACGGTTCCGACGATGGCCCAGCGGACAGGCGACTTCTCTGGCTATATGCCCAGCGGAGCGACGGCCGTCGTACCGATCTATGACCCGCAGACCGGATCGCAGTTCACCTGCAATGGACAGGCGAATGTCATCTGCGGCAACCGCATTACCTCGCAGGCAGCGGCGCTGCTGAATTACTACCCGGCGCCGAACCTGGCCACCACCAACTCCCGCGGCTTCAACTATCAGACTATCGCCACCTCGGAACAGAACCAGTGGACCCTGAACACGCGCTTCGTGCGGAACTTCGGCCAGGCCAGCGGTCCCTTTGGCGGACGCTTCGGCGGAGCGGGCGGACGGCAACAGGCCGGCACCGCAGCCAGCCGCCGGCAACAGCAGCAGGCGCTGCGGCAGAACATCAATGTCGGCTTCAACTACTCGAACTCCGACTCGACGACGCCCAACATCTTCTCTGCTTTGAATACCTCCGGCACCTCTACCGGCTATGGTCTGACGCTTGGCTACACCATCGGCAAGGGCAGGCTGAACAACAACGCCACGCTGACCTGGAACCGCAGCCATGCCTTTACCGCGAACCTGTACACCAACCAGTCAAACCCCGCGCTGGCGGCGGGCATTCAGGTGGGGACCTCTGCCATCCAGTCCAACCCGCTGTACTACGGCCTGCCCTCGCTCTCCATCACCAACTTCACCGGCTTCAGCAGCACCTCGCCCTCAGACAAAGTCAACCAGACCTTCTCCTTCTCTGACTTTGTGGGCTGGAACCACGGCAAGCACAACTTCCGTTTCGGCTTCGATATCCGCCGCGTTCATGCCGACTCCATCGGCGGCAACAATACTGTTGGTTCGTTCACCTTCAGCGGCTATGCGACCCAGGCTCCCGGAACCACCACCGGCGGCGCGGGCTTTGCCGACCTGCTGCTGGGGCTGCCGCAGCAGTCGAAGATCCAGGCCGGCCTCTACAAGAACTACCTCCGCGAGTGGGTCTACGACGGCTACGTACAGGATGACTATCGCCTGGCCAGCGGCCTGACGCTGAACTACGGCATCCGCTATGAGTACTTCGCGCCCTACGTGGAGAAGAACAACCACCTGGTGAACCTGGACCATAATGCTGACTTCAGTCAGGTCTCCGTGGTTCTGCCCGGAGCCTCAGGCCCCTACACCGGCAACTTTCCACGTTCTCTGGTCAATCCCTATCGCGGCATGTTCGCTCCGCGTTTCGGCCTGGCATGGCGTCCCAAGTTCGTGAAGCAGACCGTCGTCCGCGCGGGCTACGGCATGAACTACAACACGACCCAGTACGGCAGCTTCGCCAACTCGCTGTCGAACCAGCAACCCTTCGCCATTACGCAGACCAACGTAGCCAACCAGCAGGGTTGCGGCGTGCTGCAACTGGCCAACGCCTTCAACTGCTCCACCGCCGTTGTGCAGAACAACTTCGCCGTGAACCGCGATTACAGGCTGGCGCGCGTCAACATCTGGAACCTGGACATCCAGCACACCTTCGGCATGGGCATTGTGCTGAACGTGGGCTACAACGGCACCACCGCGGGCGACCTGGATATGCGCCGCGCTCCTAACCGCACGGCCACCGGGCTGACCACCAGCGGAGCGCAGGCTTTCACCTACGAAGACTCCTCCGGCTATTCCCGCTTCAACGCCCTCACCGTAAATGCGCGCAAGCGCATGCAGAAGGGCATCAGCCTGGGTGCGACCTACCAGTACGGTCACTCGATCGACAACGCCAGCTCCATCGGAGGCGGCTCCGCTACCATCGCGCAGAACGATCAGCGGCTTGACCTGGAAGAAGGCAACTCCAGCTTCGACGTTCGCCACAAGGTCACCGGCAACTATGTCTTTGAGTTCCCCTTCGGTCCTAATCGCGCCTTCCTGGCCAACGGCGGTGTGTGGTCGCACATTCTGAATAACTGGAACGTCTCCGGCAACTTTACCTTTGCCACCGGAACGTACTACACGCCGCAGTACTCCGGCACCACCGCGCAGACTTCCACCGGCGGCAACTACACGCTGCGCCCGGACCGTGACTTCTCGCAGTCCACTGCCGGACCCGGCACGCTGTCAAAGTGGTTCAACACCGAAGCGTTCTTCCGCGAGTCGAACCCGACGCACTTTGGCAACTCCTCGCGCAACTCCATCCGCGGCCCGGGCACCGTCAGCAATGACATGGCGCTGGCACGCAACTTCAGCTTTGGCGAAACGCGCGGACTCGAGACACGCTTCTCGGCAACCAACGTCTTCAATACCCTGCAGTACTCGGGCATCAACACCACGGTCAACTCACCCACCTTTGGCCAGGTCACAGGCGCGGCAAACATGCGGCGCATCACCTTCATGGCACGATACCGGTTCTAG
- a CDS encoding VWA domain-containing protein, producing MTLKAQSGFTKRVIALALTACFTTATIAQAPSNQNQVFTISVRSEIVLTNVVARDKKGNVVKDLKASDFAVLENGKPQKVSTFDFQNVDLAAALKEQSTVSGAAPSIAKMLERSIGEDKQSLRDHRLIVLFFDLSSMQQSDIDRGVDSAKDYINKKMAPADLVSVVSLSTSLQLVHDFTSDKQSLLNAVGSFNGTEGNGFANGGNGDSEGTADDASSFVADDSEYNDLNTDRSLYAILQISKSLEKVDQRKSLLYFSGGLTRNGIENQASLRAATNAATKANMSIYSVDTRGLQALPPVGDASTGSTRGTSAYNGAAMQSRLDANFSSQETLASLSSDTGGKAFFDSNDFGPAFQQIQHDTEAYYILGFRSTDQRRDGSFRKLQVKINRPDIKLEYRPGYYAPADFQHQKTEDREMVLNDQLRSDAPAVDVALYLQSFYFRESDNRFFVPVSLIVPGSQIPFTQVKDQSKASIDIIGNVKNAQQIVVGSARETVKLQLDANQQVQRKNIQYSTGFSLAPGRYHLKFVVRENQSGNMGSFETDINVPDLKKVPLKVSSVLLANQRTPNNDRRNQSLLVRDGQQYVPNIPHVFRQDQHLYFLYEVYDPAKPAGSQPATAPAPSPGMKRRPDPAAHVLTSIEFLNAAGSKVFETPLVEANAVNIPDRNAVGFQFDVPLSQLAPGSYICQINVIDDAGGTFTFPRTAMMITAPPAAAPAAAPATSTAKPGQ from the coding sequence ATGACACTGAAGGCACAATCTGGCTTTACAAAGCGGGTAATCGCGCTCGCCCTGACGGCATGCTTCACCACGGCCACAATCGCGCAGGCGCCCTCCAACCAGAACCAGGTCTTCACGATCTCCGTCCGGTCAGAGATCGTGCTGACAAACGTCGTCGCACGGGACAAGAAGGGCAACGTCGTCAAAGACCTGAAGGCCAGCGACTTCGCCGTTCTTGAAAACGGCAAGCCGCAGAAGGTCTCCACCTTCGATTTCCAGAACGTTGACCTTGCGGCAGCACTGAAGGAGCAGTCCACTGTCTCCGGAGCCGCGCCCAGTATTGCCAAGATGCTGGAGCGCTCCATCGGAGAAGACAAGCAGTCTCTGCGCGATCATCGCCTGATCGTGCTCTTCTTCGACCTCTCGTCGATGCAGCAGTCTGACATTGATCGCGGTGTCGATTCGGCCAAGGACTACATCAATAAAAAGATGGCTCCCGCTGACCTGGTCTCGGTCGTTTCGCTTTCCACCTCGCTGCAACTGGTGCATGACTTCACCTCGGATAAGCAGTCTCTGCTGAACGCCGTGGGCAGCTTCAACGGTACCGAGGGCAACGGCTTTGCCAACGGAGGCAACGGTGACAGCGAAGGCACGGCCGATGACGCCTCCAGCTTCGTTGCCGATGACTCCGAATACAACGACCTGAACACCGACCGCTCGCTCTACGCCATCCTGCAGATCAGCAAGTCGCTTGAAAAGGTCGATCAGCGCAAGTCGCTGCTCTACTTCTCCGGCGGACTGACGCGCAACGGCATTGAGAACCAGGCCTCGCTGCGCGCCGCCACCAACGCCGCCACCAAGGCCAACATGAGCATCTACTCGGTGGACACGCGCGGCCTGCAGGCTCTGCCGCCCGTGGGCGATGCCTCCACCGGATCAACGCGCGGCACTTCGGCCTACAACGGAGCAGCGATGCAGTCGCGCCTTGATGCCAACTTCAGTTCGCAGGAGACACTGGCCTCGCTCTCGTCCGACACCGGCGGCAAAGCCTTCTTTGACTCCAACGACTTCGGCCCGGCTTTCCAGCAGATTCAACACGACACCGAGGCGTATTACATTCTTGGCTTCCGCTCCACTGATCAACGCCGCGACGGCAGCTTCCGCAAGCTGCAGGTGAAGATCAACCGCCCGGACATCAAGCTGGAGTATCGCCCCGGCTACTACGCCCCGGCAGACTTCCAGCACCAGAAGACCGAAGACCGCGAGATGGTGCTCAACGACCAGCTGCGCTCGGATGCTCCAGCGGTCGATGTCGCACTATACCTGCAGTCCTTCTACTTCCGCGAGAGTGATAACCGCTTCTTCGTTCCGGTCTCACTCATCGTGCCCGGATCGCAGATTCCTTTTACCCAGGTAAAGGACCAGTCCAAAGCAAGCATCGACATCATTGGCAATGTGAAGAACGCGCAGCAGATCGTGGTCGGCTCCGCACGCGAGACCGTCAAGCTGCAACTGGACGCCAATCAGCAGGTGCAGCGCAAGAACATCCAGTACTCCACCGGCTTCAGCCTTGCCCCTGGACGCTATCACCTGAAGTTTGTGGTGCGCGAAAACCAGAGCGGCAACATGGGTTCCTTCGAGACCGACATCAACGTGCCCGACCTGAAAAAGGTTCCGCTGAAGGTCTCCTCGGTCCTGCTCGCCAACCAGCGCACGCCGAACAACGACCGCCGGAACCAGAGCCTGCTTGTTCGCGATGGCCAGCAGTATGTGCCGAACATCCCACATGTCTTCCGCCAGGACCAGCATCTCTACTTCCTGTACGAGGTCTATGACCCGGCCAAGCCGGCCGGCAGCCAGCCGGCAACTGCTCCCGCACCCTCTCCCGGCATGAAGCGCCGGCCCGATCCCGCGGCCCATGTGCTCACTTCCATTGAGTTTCTGAACGCCGCCGGAAGCAAGGTCTTTGAGACGCCGCTGGTGGAAGCCAACGCCGTCAATATTCCTGACCGCAACGCCGTCGGCTTCCAGTTCGATGTGCCTCTCAGCCAGCTTGCCCCGGGCAGCTACATCTGCCAGATCAATGTGATTGACGACGCGGGCGGAACCTTCACCTTCCCCCGCACGGCCATGATGATCACCGCTCCACCCGCCGCGGCTCCGGCTGCAGCGCCGGCAACATCTACGGCAAAGCCAGGGCAATAA
- a CDS encoding VOC family protein — MKLNAYLNFGGNCGEAFAYYEKHLGAKILFKMTFDQSPEPVNIPVDPKGVMYANLAIAGTQIMGSDVPNYEPVRSSYLSYAVDTKEQFDQVWKALTDGGEILMPASETFYAHDFGMVRDRFKVLWMVIREKPMQ, encoded by the coding sequence ATGAAGCTGAATGCGTATCTGAACTTTGGCGGTAACTGTGGTGAGGCGTTTGCCTACTATGAGAAGCACCTTGGCGCGAAGATTCTCTTCAAGATGACCTTTGACCAGTCGCCGGAGCCAGTCAACATTCCTGTCGACCCGAAGGGTGTGATGTATGCGAACCTGGCGATTGCGGGCACGCAGATCATGGGCAGCGATGTGCCGAACTATGAGCCGGTGCGCAGCTCGTACCTGAGCTATGCGGTCGACACCAAGGAACAGTTCGACCAGGTGTGGAAGGCACTGACCGACGGCGGCGAGATCCTGATGCCGGCCAGCGAGACCTTTTACGCACATGACTTCGGCATGGTGCGCGACCGCTTCAAGGTGCTGTGGATGGTGATTCGCGAAAAGCCGATGCAGTAA
- a CDS encoding MarR family winged helix-turn-helix transcriptional regulator — MSTSTSAPVPFQTTIHVRDTCLCLHVQRAARALARRFDIALKPAGLTNGQFSLLMSLNRPKPASMASVAELLAMDRTTLTAALKPLERRGLVSSATNPSDRRSRLLTLTAEGHAALQKALPIWTRHHEEIEKKLASPKALRAALAVLSDPGE; from the coding sequence GTGTCAACCTCCACATCTGCTCCGGTTCCCTTCCAAACGACGATTCACGTCCGCGACACCTGCCTGTGCCTGCACGTCCAGCGCGCCGCCCGCGCCCTGGCTCGACGGTTCGATATCGCACTCAAGCCCGCCGGGCTGACCAATGGCCAGTTCTCCCTGCTGATGTCGCTGAACCGGCCCAAACCCGCTTCAATGGCCTCCGTCGCCGAGCTTCTGGCCATGGATCGCACCACGTTGACGGCCGCGCTGAAGCCCCTGGAGCGGCGCGGCCTGGTCAGCTCTGCGACCAACCCCAGCGACCGCCGGTCGCGCCTGCTGACGCTGACCGCCGAAGGCCATGCCGCACTGCAGAAGGCATTGCCGATCTGGACCCGGCACCATGAGGAAATAGAAAAAAAGCTTGCGTCTCCCAAAGCTCTGCGCGCCGCGTTGGCCGTGCTTTCTGATCCGGGAGAGTAG